From Bacillus pumilus, one genomic window encodes:
- a CDS encoding DUF2953 domain-containing protein produces MLYVWIAAFLFLGILLIFMKVTISLDYSHANDNDHLALKIITLYGIIRLKKDIPMVRVNPEDQTIDIREKKMASAKTPSHEKESIHQKVGKRDMKQILHQMERITKEIVDLNRIMRKFFIHIRIVSFHWSTWIGFHDAALTGVAAGGVWSVKGALLAFMQEHLTFKHKPVYEVIPAFQHNVSQTQFTCIAYFRIGHAMLAAIRLLVHWLKGRKARKNASLQATKNESSV; encoded by the coding sequence GTGCTTTACGTTTGGATCGCAGCTTTTTTGTTCCTTGGGATCTTATTGATCTTCATGAAAGTGACCATTTCACTGGATTATTCACATGCAAATGACAATGACCACCTTGCACTGAAGATCATCACCTTATATGGAATCATCAGACTCAAAAAAGACATTCCGATGGTGAGGGTCAATCCAGAAGATCAAACGATTGATATACGTGAAAAGAAGATGGCGAGCGCCAAAACCCCTAGTCACGAAAAAGAATCCATACATCAAAAAGTGGGAAAACGTGATATGAAGCAAATCCTTCATCAAATGGAGCGCATCACAAAAGAGATCGTCGATTTAAACCGGATCATGCGTAAATTCTTCATTCACATCAGAATTGTATCGTTTCACTGGTCAACATGGATCGGCTTTCATGACGCCGCTTTAACAGGTGTAGCAGCCGGCGGTGTGTGGTCAGTCAAAGGAGCACTGCTTGCCTTTATGCAGGAGCATCTCACCTTTAAGCATAAACCGGTATATGAAGTCATTCCTGCCTTTCAGCATAATGTGTCACAAACCCAGTTTACATGTATAGCTTATTTTCGTATTGGACATGCTATGCTTGCAGCCATTCGATTACTTGTCCATTGGTTAAAAGGAAGAAAGGCGAGAAAAAATGCCTCTCTTCAAGCAACGAAGAATGAATCATCTGTTTAA
- a CDS encoding RDD family protein, producing MDSTFDEVTESRSQEESNPALAKRAVIEAQAFAGFWIRFWAFILDWLVVWGVNHLTVSPIFSLFGWSKGGGWFSPFSVTTTIVFLLYFAIMTKIFQQTLGKMVFGIKVVSLQPEKKLAWDVIFFREIVGRYINTLFVLYAIVGFTPKKQGVHDYFADTVVVHEHLYEKTEANV from the coding sequence ATGGATTCTACATTCGATGAAGTAACCGAAAGCCGCAGCCAAGAAGAATCGAATCCGGCTCTTGCGAAACGTGCAGTGATTGAAGCACAGGCGTTTGCAGGCTTTTGGATTAGGTTTTGGGCGTTTATTCTTGATTGGCTCGTCGTCTGGGGTGTCAACCATTTGACGGTTTCTCCAATCTTTAGTCTGTTTGGCTGGTCCAAAGGAGGAGGATGGTTTTCTCCATTCTCCGTCACAACGACGATTGTATTTCTGCTTTATTTCGCCATCATGACGAAAATCTTTCAACAAACGCTTGGGAAAATGGTGTTTGGGATAAAAGTGGTCTCACTTCAGCCTGAGAAGAAACTGGCATGGGATGTCATTTTCTTTAGAGAGATTGTGGGACGCTATATTAATACGCTTTTTGTTCTCTATGCTATTGTTGGGTTCACACCGAAAAAGCAAGGGGTTCATGATTACTTTGCCGATACGGTGGTCGTCCATGAACACCTATATGAAAAAACAGAAGCAAACGTATAA
- the sppA gene encoding signal peptide peptidase SppA yields the protein MNAKRWVALIIALGVFGFSIVISVTMALFENFNDNKMSYQFGDEIEEKVLEDGSGAGKIAVLEINGTIQDNGGASSLLGGEGYDHRAFLKELEKAKDDASVKGVLLRVNSPGGGVYESAEIHKKLEEVKKAKKPIYVSMGSMAASGGYYVSTPAKKIFASPETLTGSLGVIMQSLNYSKLADNLGIKYETIKSGKFKDIMSPNRDMTKDERDIMQSMVDNSYEGFVKVISEGRGMSKQDVKKIADGRVYDGTQAKSNGLVDELGYYEDAIKAMKKNEKGLKGATVISYSQSFGWNSLFNMSASKLFKSEIDFLNLKETLAGSNGSKPMYLYSK from the coding sequence ATGAATGCGAAAAGATGGGTAGCGTTAATCATTGCACTAGGTGTTTTCGGATTTTCAATTGTGATAAGTGTCACGATGGCCTTGTTCGAAAACTTCAATGACAATAAAATGAGCTATCAATTTGGGGATGAAATAGAAGAAAAGGTACTAGAGGATGGAAGCGGTGCTGGAAAAATTGCGGTTCTTGAGATTAATGGAACCATTCAAGATAATGGCGGCGCATCAAGTCTGTTAGGCGGAGAAGGTTATGATCATCGTGCATTCCTCAAGGAACTAGAAAAAGCGAAAGATGATGCTTCAGTAAAAGGTGTACTGCTGCGCGTCAACTCTCCTGGCGGCGGTGTCTATGAAAGTGCGGAAATACATAAAAAATTAGAAGAAGTGAAAAAAGCGAAGAAGCCGATTTACGTCTCCATGGGCTCAATGGCAGCTTCTGGCGGTTACTACGTATCAACTCCAGCCAAGAAAATCTTTGCTTCACCTGAAACATTAACAGGATCGTTAGGTGTGATCATGCAAAGCTTGAACTATTCAAAGCTGGCAGATAATTTAGGTATTAAATACGAAACAATTAAGAGCGGAAAATTTAAAGACATCATGTCACCAAATCGTGATATGACAAAAGATGAGCGCGACATCATGCAAAGCATGGTTGATAACTCGTATGAAGGGTTTGTCAAAGTCATCTCTGAAGGACGCGGCATGTCAAAACAGGACGTCAAGAAAATTGCTGACGGCCGGGTCTATGACGGAACGCAGGCGAAATCGAACGGATTAGTCGATGAGCTAGGATATTATGAAGATGCAATCAAAGCAATGAAGAAAAATGAAAAAGGGTTAAAAGGAGCGACAGTGATCAGCTATTCTCAAAGCTTTGGCTGGAACTCTCTCTTCAATATGAGCGCAAGCAAACTCTTTAAAAGTGAAATTGATTTTCTCAATCTAAAAGAAACACTGGCTGGCTCAAACGGGTCTAAACCGATGTATCTCTATTCAAAATAA
- a CDS encoding NAD kinase — MTDNRRNVFFFYKKDHELDGHISSLEKLATDQGFQVVKRAEDAHIIASIGGDGTFLQAVRKTNFRDDCLYVGVSKTENSHLYCDFSLEHFDKMIDAMNTEQIEVRKYPIIDVSVDSTNQFHCLNELSIRSSIIKTFVIDVYIDDFHFETFRGDGMIISTPTGSTAYNKSVNGAVVDPMLPCMQVTELASLNNNSYRTLGAPFILSSDRKLTLKVVQDGNDHPIIGLDNEALGTKHVKQIDIGLSGKVIKTVKLKDNSYWEKVKRRFL, encoded by the coding sequence ATGACAGACAATCGTCGCAATGTATTTTTCTTTTACAAAAAAGATCATGAATTGGATGGACACATTTCTTCTCTGGAGAAGCTCGCTACCGATCAAGGCTTTCAAGTCGTCAAGCGTGCAGAGGATGCCCATATTATTGCTTCAATTGGCGGGGATGGCACATTTCTTCAAGCAGTCCGCAAAACGAATTTCCGGGATGACTGCTTGTATGTAGGGGTATCAAAAACAGAGAATTCGCATCTATACTGCGATTTTTCATTAGAGCATTTTGATAAAATGATTGATGCCATGAACACTGAACAGATTGAAGTGAGAAAATATCCGATCATCGATGTAAGCGTTGACAGTACCAATCAGTTCCATTGCTTAAATGAACTGTCGATCCGCTCAAGCATTATTAAAACATTTGTGATCGATGTGTATATAGATGATTTCCACTTTGAAACATTTAGAGGAGACGGAATGATTATTTCTACTCCGACCGGCTCAACAGCCTACAATAAATCGGTAAACGGCGCCGTGGTTGATCCGATGCTCCCTTGTATGCAAGTCACAGAGCTTGCATCGCTAAACAACAACTCGTACCGTACACTGGGTGCTCCTTTCATCTTAAGCAGTGACCGCAAGCTAACGCTGAAGGTTGTGCAGGACGGAAACGACCATCCAATTATCGGGCTTGATAACGAAGCGCTTGGCACGAAACACGTCAAACAAATTGACATCGGCCTTTCAGGAAAAGTCATTAAAACAGTGAAATTAAAAGACAACTCCTACTGGGAAAAAGTAAAACGCAGATTCCTTTAA